In Desulfovibrio sp. 86, the following proteins share a genomic window:
- the ureG gene encoding urease accessory protein UreG, translating to MTNRPCLRVGVGGPVGSGKTALLRHLCLRLRKHYNMAVVTNDIYTREDAEFLLRHNALEADRIIGVETGGCPHTAIREDASMNIQAIEELQERHPGLELVLVESGGDNLSATFSPELADLTIYVIDVSGGDKIPRKGGPGITKSDLLVINKVDLAPMVHASLDVMERDTRRMRGERPYVLTEMLSGAGIEAVIAFIIREGMLRLPGQTA from the coding sequence ATGACCAATAGACCCTGCCTGCGAGTGGGCGTTGGCGGCCCTGTGGGTTCCGGCAAAACGGCCCTCTTGCGCCACCTGTGCCTGCGCCTTCGCAAGCACTACAATATGGCCGTTGTCACCAATGACATATACACCCGCGAAGATGCGGAATTTCTGCTGCGCCACAACGCCCTTGAAGCCGACCGCATCATCGGCGTTGAAACGGGCGGCTGCCCGCACACCGCCATCCGCGAAGACGCCTCAATGAACATTCAGGCCATTGAGGAGCTTCAGGAGCGTCATCCCGGCCTTGAACTGGTGCTGGTGGAAAGCGGCGGGGACAACCTGTCAGCGACGTTCAGCCCGGAACTGGCCGACCTTACCATCTATGTCATTGACGTAAGCGGCGGCGATAAAATCCCGCGCAAGGGGGGCCCCGGCATCACCAAGTCCGACCTGCTCGTTATCAACAAGGTAGACCTCGCGCCCATGGTGCATGCCTCGCTGGACGTGATGGAGCGGGACACCCGCCGCATGCGCGGCGAACGCCCCTATGTGCTGACCGAAATGCTTTCCGGGGCCGGCATTGAGGCTGTGATCGCCTTTATCATCCGCGAGGGCATGCTGCGGCTGCCCGGCCAGACAGCATAA
- a CDS encoding urease accessory protein UreF, producing the protein MAGTGTVMAELAAGLVTDLASDPPLPARALASGTCPVQQCATQGQGQEQAEDFSGQAGPHDGRGCTPTAGHGPHLGLTALLYLAGQSLPVGGFAWSQGLAAAVEQGHAGTAEGVRRWLWGVLQLGFARNDLPLLLRMHAAACRADADALARWNALMLAGRESRELWQEEIQMGRALRRILHDQNMLPAWPLPDAAGYTACFAVAAVMLDRHARRMEPCCDAAAQQRAGLDAACAYVWSWLQNQVAVACKTVPLGQTTAQKLLLEFMPAVPQLVAQAAALPDADIGSSLPGLALCSAGHERQYTRLFRS; encoded by the coding sequence ATGGCGGGCACGGGCACAGTCATGGCTGAACTGGCGGCTGGACTTGTGACGGATCTGGCCTCCGATCCGCCGCTTCCTGCAAGGGCGTTGGCAAGCGGAACCTGCCCTGTGCAACAGTGCGCAACGCAGGGGCAGGGACAGGAGCAGGCGGAAGATTTCTCAGGCCAGGCCGGGCCGCATGATGGCCGGGGCTGTACCCCCACGGCAGGGCACGGGCCGCACCTTGGTCTGACAGCCCTGCTCTATCTGGCGGGGCAGTCCCTGCCTGTTGGCGGTTTTGCCTGGTCGCAGGGCCTTGCCGCCGCCGTGGAGCAAGGGCATGCAGGCACTGCGGAAGGCGTGCGCCGCTGGCTTTGGGGCGTGCTGCAGCTGGGCTTTGCGCGCAACGATCTGCCTCTTCTGCTGCGTATGCACGCGGCAGCGTGCCGTGCGGATGCCGATGCGCTGGCCCGCTGGAACGCCCTTATGCTTGCCGGGCGCGAAAGCCGCGAACTGTGGCAGGAAGAAATCCAGATGGGGCGCGCCCTGCGCCGTATTTTGCACGATCAGAACATGCTGCCTGCCTGGCCGCTGCCTGACGCTGCGGGGTACACGGCCTGTTTTGCGGTTGCCGCCGTCATGCTCGACCGGCACGCGCGCCGCATGGAACCGTGTTGTGATGCTGCCGCGCAGCAGCGCGCCGGGTTGGACGCGGCCTGCGCCTATGTGTGGAGCTGGCTGCAAAATCAGGTGGCAGTGGCCTGCAAAACCGTGCCCCTGGGCCAGACCACCGCGCAAAAACTGTTGCTGGAGTTCATGCCTGCCGTGCCGCAACTGGTGGCTCAGGCAGCGGCCCTGCCCGATGCGGACATCGGCTCCAGCCTCCCCGGCCTTGCCCTGTGCAGCGCCGGACACGAACGACAATATACCCGACTTTTCAGGAGTTGA
- the ureE gene encoding urease accessory protein UreE, whose translation MLEFTENMGQRINLEPTATLTLTWEQRGKCRQRLRLDSGEDAGLFLTRGQVLREGDILRAGDVLAIVRNRAEPVVTGIAPNWETLARACYHLGNRHAAMQLGHKWLRFMPDHVLEELAENLGLRLRRENLPFVPEGGAYGGHGHSHG comes from the coding sequence ATGCTGGAATTTACCGAAAACATGGGGCAGCGCATTAATCTGGAGCCTACGGCCACGCTCACACTGACCTGGGAGCAGCGCGGCAAATGCCGTCAGCGGCTGCGGCTGGACAGCGGCGAAGACGCAGGCCTGTTTCTCACGCGCGGGCAGGTTCTGCGCGAGGGCGATATTCTGCGCGCCGGGGATGTGCTGGCAATTGTGCGCAATCGCGCGGAACCTGTGGTGACCGGCATTGCCCCCAACTGGGAAACTCTGGCCCGCGCCTGCTATCACCTTGGCAACCGCCACGCCGCCATGCAGCTTGGGCACAAGTGGCTGCGCTTTATGCCCGACCACGTGCTTGAAGAACTGGCGGAAAATCTGGGACTGCGTCTGCGCCGCGAAAATCTGCCCTTTGTGCCCGAAGGCGGCGCCTATGGCGGGCACGGGCACAGTCATGGCTGA
- the ureC gene encoding urease subunit alpha, with translation MIRIPRSQYAELYGPTTGDRIRLADTELWIEIERDHTVYGDEVCFGGGKVIRDGMGQSQISNADGAMDTVITNAVIMDAALGIIKADLGIRHGRIAAIGKAGNPDVQPHVDVIIGPGTEVIAGEGCLLTAGGMDSHIHFICPQQVEEALASGITTMLGGGTGPATGTNATTCTPGPWHLERMLAATDALPMNFGFLGKGNAAMPEALREQLEAGACGLKLHEDWGTTPAAIDTCLTVADEYDVQVAIHTDTLNEAGFVEDTLAAFCGRTIHTYHTEGAGGGHAPDILRACSLPNVLPSSTNPTRPYTVNTVDEHLDMLMVCHHLNPSLPEDAAFADSRIRRETIAAEDILQDMGVISMISSDSQAMGRVGEVITRAWQTAHKMKVQRGPLPEDHGRGNDNFRVRRYLAKYTCNPAVTHGLSHAIGAVAPGLLADLVLWKPAFFGVKPSLVIKGGQIAAAPMGDANASIPTPQPMHYRPMFGALGQAAAASSLSFVSRAFMENGGEGRLRELGVLRGLSSCRGTRTLCKSDLLLNSATPAIFVNPQTYEVRADGEILTCAPAEVLPLAQRYFLF, from the coding sequence ATGATCCGCATCCCCAGAAGCCAGTATGCCGAACTGTACGGCCCCACCACGGGCGACCGAATCCGCCTTGCGGACACGGAACTGTGGATCGAAATTGAGCGCGACCACACCGTTTATGGCGATGAAGTCTGCTTTGGCGGCGGCAAGGTCATTCGCGACGGCATGGGCCAGAGCCAGATCAGCAATGCTGACGGCGCTATGGACACCGTCATCACCAATGCCGTCATCATGGATGCGGCTCTCGGCATCATCAAGGCCGATCTTGGCATACGCCATGGCCGCATCGCCGCCATCGGCAAGGCGGGCAACCCCGATGTGCAGCCCCATGTGGACGTGATCATCGGCCCCGGCACGGAGGTTATCGCTGGTGAAGGCTGCCTGCTCACCGCTGGCGGCATGGATTCGCACATCCATTTTATCTGCCCGCAGCAGGTGGAAGAAGCCCTTGCCAGCGGCATCACCACCATGCTTGGGGGAGGCACAGGCCCGGCCACGGGCACCAACGCCACCACCTGCACTCCCGGCCCCTGGCATCTGGAGCGCATGCTGGCCGCCACAGACGCGCTGCCCATGAATTTTGGCTTTCTGGGCAAGGGCAATGCCGCCATGCCCGAAGCCCTGCGCGAGCAGCTCGAGGCGGGCGCTTGCGGCCTGAAACTGCACGAAGACTGGGGCACCACCCCGGCCGCCATCGACACCTGCCTTACCGTGGCTGACGAATACGATGTGCAGGTCGCCATCCATACCGACACGCTCAATGAGGCGGGCTTTGTGGAAGACACGCTGGCCGCGTTCTGTGGCCGCACCATCCACACCTACCACACGGAAGGCGCGGGTGGCGGTCACGCGCCCGACATCCTGCGTGCCTGCTCCCTGCCCAACGTGCTGCCTTCGTCCACCAATCCCACCCGGCCCTACACGGTGAATACCGTGGACGAACATCTGGACATGCTCATGGTTTGCCACCATCTCAACCCCTCCCTGCCGGAAGACGCGGCCTTTGCCGATTCGCGCATCCGGCGCGAGACCATTGCCGCAGAGGATATCCTGCAGGATATGGGCGTGATTTCCATGATTTCTTCCGACTCGCAGGCCATGGGCCGCGTGGGCGAGGTCATCACCCGCGCATGGCAGACCGCCCACAAGATGAAGGTGCAGCGCGGCCCCCTGCCCGAAGACCACGGGCGCGGCAACGACAACTTCCGCGTACGCCGGTATCTGGCCAAGTACACCTGCAATCCCGCTGTGACCCACGGCCTTTCCCACGCCATCGGCGCTGTGGCCCCCGGCCTTCTGGCCGACCTCGTGTTGTGGAAACCCGCCTTCTTTGGGGTCAAGCCCTCGCTGGTCATCAAGGGCGGGCAGATTGCCGCCGCACCCATGGGCGATGCCAACGCCTCCATCCCCACGCCGCAGCCCATGCACTACCGGCCCATGTTCGGCGCATTGGGTCAGGCTGCGGCTGCCTCCAGCCTGAGCTTTGTTTCGCGCGCCTTTATGGAAAACGGCGGCGAAGGGCGGCTGCGGGAACTGGGGGTGCTGCGCGGGCTTTCCTCATGCCGGGGTACGCGCACCCTGTGCAAGAGCGACCTTTTGCTCAACAGCGCCACTCCGGCCATTTTCGTGAACCCGCAAACGTATGAAGTCCGCGCTGACGGCGAAATACTCACCTGCGCTCCGGCGGAAGTGCTGCCGCTGGCGCAACGGTATTTTTTGTTCTAG
- a CDS encoding urease subunit beta translates to MIPGEIHMAEGDITLNALSKGHEVVLEVSNTGDRPIQVGSHYHFFEVNPALTFARESARGMRLDIPAGTAVRFEPGQKREVRLVPYAGARRVFGFRAQIMGALDAEAPREEKA, encoded by the coding sequence ATGATTCCCGGTGAAATTCATATGGCAGAGGGCGACATAACCCTCAACGCACTTTCAAAAGGGCACGAGGTGGTGCTGGAAGTTTCCAATACCGGCGACAGGCCCATTCAGGTGGGTTCGCACTACCATTTCTTTGAAGTAAACCCGGCCCTGACCTTTGCCCGCGAATCCGCGCGCGGCATGCGGCTCGACATACCCGCCGGAACAGCCGTGCGCTTTGAGCCGGGGCAGAAACGCGAAGTCCGTCTTGTGCCTTACGCCGGAGCCCGCCGCGTGTTTGGCTTTCGCGCCCAGATCATGGGGGCGCTTGATGCCGAAGCCCCCAGGGAGGAAAAAGCATGA
- a CDS encoding urease subunit gamma — protein MELLPREKDKLLLFTAGLLAERRRARGLRLNYPEAVAYISLAVLEGARDGQSVAELMGSCRNLLTREDVMDGVPEMIHEVQVEATFPDGTKLVTVHDPIL, from the coding sequence ATGGAACTTTTGCCCAGAGAAAAAGACAAGCTGCTGCTTTTCACTGCCGGGCTGCTGGCGGAAAGGCGCAGGGCTCGCGGCCTCAGGCTCAATTACCCCGAGGCCGTGGCCTACATCAGCCTGGCCGTGCTTGAGGGTGCGCGCGACGGGCAAAGCGTGGCCGAACTCATGGGTTCGTGCCGCAACCTGCTCACGCGTGAGGACGTCATGGACGGCGTGCCCGAGATGATCCACGAAGTGCAGGTGGAGGCCACCTTTCCTGACGGCACCAAGCTTGTGACCGTGCACGATCCCATTTTGTAA